Proteins encoded within one genomic window of Bradyrhizobium sp. 186:
- a CDS encoding haloacid dehalogenase type II: MIRQIEPKTTTRRDLLRMTGATAVVGGAAQVFGTDASAQTAMGKIKAIGFDAFTIFNPLSVDAVIDEILPGKGTQLASAWRTRIFEYCWLRTLNQTYVDFWHILDDALVFAFKAAKIELKPDARDKFMDAFLRVKPWPEAVEALKSMRQAGIRLAYVSNLTPKMLTEMSQSAGILDLFEHILSTDRVKAYKPDPRAYQMAEVVFNLPRENIVFAAFGGWDAAGAKSFGLNTFWVNHVNAPIEELGVRPDAIGTTLTELARYVTA; encoded by the coding sequence ATGATCCGTCAGATTGAGCCCAAAACAACGACCCGCCGTGACTTGTTGCGAATGACCGGCGCGACCGCTGTAGTAGGGGGAGCTGCGCAGGTGTTTGGCACGGATGCATCTGCGCAGACGGCGATGGGAAAGATCAAGGCGATCGGGTTCGATGCGTTCACGATATTCAACCCGCTCTCGGTTGACGCGGTAATTGATGAAATCCTCCCCGGCAAAGGTACTCAGTTGGCCAGTGCCTGGCGCACGCGAATCTTCGAATATTGCTGGCTCAGGACTCTCAACCAGACTTATGTGGATTTTTGGCATATCCTGGACGATGCGTTGGTGTTCGCGTTCAAGGCTGCGAAGATCGAGCTCAAGCCGGATGCGCGCGACAAATTCATGGATGCCTTCCTTCGCGTGAAACCTTGGCCGGAGGCGGTCGAGGCGCTTAAATCGATGCGGCAAGCAGGGATCCGACTCGCTTACGTCTCGAATCTGACCCCCAAGATGCTGACAGAAATGAGCCAGAGCGCCGGCATCCTCGATCTATTCGAGCACATTTTGAGCACCGATCGCGTGAAGGCTTACAAGCCGGACCCGCGCGCCTATCAGATGGCCGAGGTTGTGTTCAATTTGCCGCGCGAAAATATCGTGTTTGCGGCGTTCGGGGGGTGGGACGCAGCAGGTGCCAAATCGTTCGGCCTCAATACCTTCTGGGTCAATCACGTGAACGCGCCCATTGAGGAGTTGGGTGTGAGGCCTGATGCCATCGGGACGACGCTCACCGAATTGGCAAGATACGTCACTGCATAG
- a CDS encoding AAA family ATPase: MLTKVLIGNTGFEESASREGCPPSAPRIAAALMLARAFDASPAAAQDLLSGGAPVVVDVADGALLDALKGEWRGMFFDDASRLIDLVRTAPGRRCALDGAYIMLKEPLKDAAKERLERVAVDMCGYALPFVAFSPDGRTCLPKVVNDAARHRIEVPTLDLATVARTIRAVTGVKTAVDLPAETVRALGVGDLAAAIRFDRTPEACVDELHRLATLKSAERPSRGLLLSEIHGMAEARAWADDAITGLAAWRRGEATTWDDSVSSAVMLAGPPGVGKTLFAEAFARSALGEDSKSGIPLIVCSYYSWQAEGHLGDFLAAMRRDFASARACAPCVILLEECDSFVDRRGVKHSHSDYVRNCVNALLEEVDGVRRREGVFLIGCTNEVEACEPALLRAGRFENVVRIGLPDPAELEKIFRVRLKGDLVGADISAVVASAAGMTGADAERAVKDARRVARRENRELRLDDLRHAVFGDDDRSDELRWRTAVHEAGHALVDVLRFGADGVVANITRTDQRLGMSMRTAKLAFEGTATAYRFRIEVLLAGRAAEEVLLGEASDGAREDLAEATRLSCAMLGGLGLSGPSPLTHLGDLRRAEEFLRYVDIRAAVGIELAEADSACHDLLEANRSTLIGVARQLFERSSIVGAEIAAMLEAARSKESPKPATPERGVVLRLVDDPGRQEGP; this comes from the coding sequence TGAAGGGCGAGTGGCGCGGGATGTTCTTCGACGACGCGTCGCGGTTGATCGATCTGGTCAGGACCGCTCCCGGCCGTCGCTGTGCGCTCGACGGCGCCTACATCATGCTGAAGGAGCCGCTCAAGGACGCCGCGAAGGAGCGTCTCGAACGTGTCGCCGTCGACATGTGCGGCTACGCGCTGCCGTTCGTCGCGTTCTCGCCCGACGGCCGCACCTGCCTGCCGAAGGTGGTGAACGACGCGGCGCGGCACCGGATCGAAGTGCCGACGCTCGATCTCGCGACGGTCGCGCGCACGATCCGCGCCGTGACCGGCGTCAAGACGGCGGTGGACCTTCCGGCCGAGACGGTGCGCGCTCTCGGCGTCGGAGACCTCGCTGCCGCCATCCGCTTCGACCGGACGCCGGAGGCGTGCGTCGACGAACTGCACCGTCTCGCCACCCTGAAGAGTGCAGAACGGCCATCGCGCGGTCTGCTCCTATCCGAGATCCACGGCATGGCCGAGGCGCGCGCCTGGGCCGACGACGCGATCACGGGGCTCGCCGCCTGGCGACGGGGTGAGGCCACCACCTGGGACGATTCGGTCTCAAGCGCTGTGATGCTCGCGGGGCCGCCCGGCGTCGGCAAGACATTGTTCGCCGAGGCCTTTGCGCGGAGCGCGTTGGGCGAGGACTCGAAATCCGGCATCCCGCTGATCGTCTGCTCGTATTATTCGTGGCAGGCAGAGGGCCACTTGGGTGATTTCCTGGCGGCCATGCGCCGCGACTTCGCCTCCGCCCGCGCGTGTGCGCCTTGTGTGATTCTGCTCGAGGAGTGCGACAGCTTCGTCGACCGCCGTGGCGTCAAGCATTCGCACTCGGACTACGTCAGGAACTGCGTCAACGCCCTTCTCGAGGAGGTCGACGGCGTGCGCCGGCGGGAAGGCGTATTCCTGATCGGCTGCACCAACGAGGTCGAAGCCTGCGAGCCGGCATTGCTGCGCGCCGGCCGCTTCGAGAACGTGGTTCGCATCGGTCTGCCCGATCCCGCCGAGCTCGAGAAGATCTTCCGGGTGCGCTTGAAGGGCGATCTCGTCGGCGCCGACATCTCTGCCGTCGTGGCGTCGGCGGCCGGCATGACAGGCGCCGATGCGGAGCGCGCGGTCAAGGACGCGCGCCGTGTGGCACGGCGCGAGAACCGCGAGCTCCGGCTCGACGACCTTCGTCATGCCGTCTTCGGCGACGATGACCGCTCCGACGAGCTGCGCTGGCGGACGGCAGTCCATGAAGCGGGTCACGCCCTGGTTGACGTGCTGCGCTTCGGCGCCGACGGCGTCGTCGCCAACATTACGCGCACGGACCAGCGGCTCGGGATGTCGATGCGCACGGCGAAGCTCGCGTTCGAGGGCACGGCGACCGCCTATCGCTTCCGAATCGAGGTCCTGCTGGCCGGCCGCGCCGCGGAGGAAGTCCTGCTCGGCGAGGCGTCCGACGGCGCTCGGGAGGATCTCGCGGAGGCTACCAGGCTCAGCTGCGCGATGCTGGGCGGGCTCGGTTTGTCGGGGCCTTCGCCCTTGACGCATCTCGGGGACCTGCGCCGCGCCGAGGAGTTTCTCCGCTACGTCGACATCCGCGCCGCAGTGGGAATCGAGCTCGCCGAGGCAGATAGCGCCTGTCATGACTTGCTCGAGGCTAACCGATCGACGCTGATCGGGGTGGCGCGCCAGCTGTTCGAGCGGAGCAGCATCGTCGGCGCCGAGATCGCCGCGATGCTCGAGGCCGCTCGTTCGAAGGAGTCGCCGAAGCCGGCGACGCCGGAGCGCGGCGTTGTCCTGCGCCTCGTCGACGACCCCGGCCGGCAGGAGGGGCCGTGA
- a CDS encoding ParA family protein, which produces MTESGRGQMKVLATVQQKGGTGKTTTSLNIAVATALRGYRVALLDTDPQGSLQLWRSLRRKRWPCVVDLRADELSGWLARNRHQFDLVIVDTPAHDGRTIAGAVKAADLALIVTQPTMLATSVAMRLRNLFRDHGIAFAILLSQTPPTLSSRLIQWIDNHRMLGTVVQGQLAYRFAYQDAIAVGMGVLEYEPEGRAAAEVQIVTEWILRRLEVLNEP; this is translated from the coding sequence ATGACCGAAAGTGGGCGCGGGCAAATGAAAGTTTTGGCGACAGTTCAACAGAAGGGTGGGACAGGGAAAACTACCACGTCCCTGAATATTGCCGTGGCGACAGCGCTCCGCGGCTATCGCGTCGCCTTGCTGGACACGGACCCGCAGGGATCGCTGCAGTTGTGGAGGAGCCTGAGAAGAAAGCGGTGGCCGTGTGTGGTAGATCTGCGTGCTGACGAGCTTTCCGGGTGGCTCGCACGCAATCGTCACCAGTTCGATCTTGTTATCGTTGACACGCCGGCGCACGACGGCCGGACGATCGCTGGCGCGGTCAAAGCGGCCGATCTTGCTCTCATCGTTACCCAGCCCACCATGCTGGCGACGTCGGTCGCAATGCGTCTCAGGAACCTGTTTCGTGATCACGGCATCGCTTTTGCAATCCTTCTGTCCCAAACGCCGCCGACCCTGAGCTCCCGCCTCATCCAATGGATCGATAACCACCGCATGTTGGGCACCGTTGTGCAGGGACAACTTGCCTACCGCTTCGCGTATCAGGACGCCATCGCCGTCGGCATGGGGGTTCTCGAATATGAGCCGGAAGGCCGCGCAGCCGCCGAGGTTCAGATCGTCACCGAGTGGATTTTGCGCCGACTGGAGGTACTCAATGAGCCGTAA
- a CDS encoding TetR/AcrR family transcriptional regulator has protein sequence MARPREFDEDTVLEAATQRFWNNGYEATSMRDLSDRTGMTTPSLYNAFGDKKAIYHLVLDRYVRRALESCSAIFGSDEPPLRALERYFDALIEETQADALQKGCFVVNTALEVAPHDADFRDLVTTVFAQIEKYMRDCIVRGQSDGTIRTKLPATDLARLFLGAMLGIRVLARTSSERELLTGVVRPLFALLRTK, from the coding sequence ATGGCCAGGCCTAGGGAATTCGATGAAGACACGGTGCTAGAAGCCGCAACACAACGTTTCTGGAATAATGGCTATGAGGCGACATCGATGCGCGATCTCTCCGATCGCACCGGCATGACCACGCCGAGCCTCTACAATGCGTTCGGTGACAAGAAGGCCATCTACCACCTCGTGCTCGATCGGTACGTCCGTCGGGCACTCGAGTCCTGCTCTGCGATTTTCGGGAGCGATGAACCACCCTTACGCGCGTTGGAGCGGTACTTCGATGCTCTCATAGAGGAGACGCAAGCCGATGCCCTGCAGAAGGGATGCTTCGTCGTCAATACCGCGCTCGAGGTCGCCCCGCATGACGCTGACTTCCGCGATCTGGTTACGACCGTCTTCGCCCAAATTGAGAAGTACATGCGCGATTGCATTGTCCGCGGCCAGTCAGACGGGACAATTCGAACCAAGCTGCCGGCAACCGACCTGGCCCGCCTCTTCCTAGGCGCAATGCTAGGCATCCGCGTGCTGGCGCGGACCAGCTCGGAACGCGAGCTCCTGACCGGTGTCGTCCGCCCGCTGTTCGCACTGCTAAGGACAAAGTGA
- a CDS encoding alpha/beta hydrolase, which produces MIKHLNRREFLSATAIGLGAVTQFTLTGAARAQTRSEQMSEHVQVDGIYSFPAVMQTRTIETNGTSIHVRVGGQGPAVVLVHGFGTSGDMWGHLTSALIKDHTIIIPDLRGSGLSSKPDGGYEKKNLAVDVVGVLDVLGVRTFELVTHDIGIMVGYAIAATHPERVTRWVAIDAPLPGIGPWEKILQEPAMWHFGFGGKDMERLVAGRERIYLDRFWNELSRHPERFDEAKRQHYAALYAQPGAMRAGFAQFLSFSQDAIDNKAFLAKGKLQMPVLALGGEATFAPMIGEVIRGVADNVEVATIPDCGHWITEEQPAATTRLVVDFLPRRS; this is translated from the coding sequence ATGATCAAGCACCTCAATCGCCGCGAGTTTCTGAGCGCGACCGCTATCGGCCTGGGCGCGGTGACCCAGTTCACACTAACGGGTGCGGCACGCGCCCAAACCAGGAGCGAACAGATGAGCGAGCATGTCCAAGTAGATGGGATTTATTCCTTCCCGGCTGTGATGCAGACGCGAACGATCGAAACCAACGGTACATCCATCCATGTGCGGGTCGGCGGTCAAGGCCCGGCGGTGGTCCTTGTGCACGGCTTCGGCACCTCGGGCGACATGTGGGGTCACCTGACGAGTGCCCTCATCAAGGATCACACGATTATCATACCCGACTTGCGTGGGTCTGGCCTCTCGTCGAAGCCCGATGGCGGCTATGAGAAGAAGAATCTGGCGGTGGACGTGGTGGGCGTCCTGGATGTCCTGGGTGTGCGTACGTTCGAATTGGTGACGCACGACATCGGCATTATGGTCGGCTACGCAATTGCCGCCACCCACCCGGAGCGCGTGACCCGATGGGTGGCGATCGATGCGCCGCTGCCCGGCATCGGCCCCTGGGAGAAAATCCTCCAGGAGCCGGCCATGTGGCACTTTGGCTTCGGTGGTAAGGACATGGAGCGTCTGGTCGCCGGCCGCGAGCGTATCTATCTCGACCGCTTCTGGAACGAACTTTCCCGGCACCCGGAGCGGTTTGATGAGGCGAAGCGCCAGCACTACGCCGCGCTCTATGCGCAACCCGGCGCAATGCGAGCGGGCTTTGCCCAGTTCCTGTCGTTCAGCCAGGATGCGATCGATAACAAGGCGTTCCTTGCGAAAGGTAAGCTTCAGATGCCGGTCCTGGCCCTGGGTGGCGAAGCTACATTCGCTCCTATGATCGGTGAGGTGATCCGGGGTGTCGCCGATAATGTCGAAGTTGCGACGATCCCGGATTGCGGGCATTGGATCACGGAAGAACAACCGGCCGCGACGACAAGACTTGTCGTCGACTTCCTGCCGCGCCGTTCGTGA
- a CDS encoding nuclear transport factor 2 family protein — MTETRPPFPPFTRESAMQKVRGAEDGWNSCDPERVALVYTPESYWRNRSEFIRGRSEIVAFLRRKWTKELDYRLIKELWAFTENRIAVRFAYEWHDDSESWFRSYGNENWEFAANGLMEKRFACINDLPIRESERKFHWDRSRPRPADHPGLSELGL, encoded by the coding sequence GTGACTGAGACCCGTCCCCCATTTCCACCTTTTACTCGTGAAAGCGCCATGCAAAAGGTGCGAGGCGCCGAAGACGGTTGGAATTCCTGCGATCCTGAACGGGTCGCGCTCGTCTATACTCCGGAGAGTTACTGGCGAAATCGATCAGAGTTTATCCGAGGTCGCTCGGAGATAGTCGCGTTCCTTAGGCGCAAATGGACGAAGGAGCTCGATTACCGCCTGATTAAGGAACTCTGGGCATTCACGGAGAATCGGATCGCTGTGCGGTTTGCCTACGAATGGCATGACGATAGCGAAAGCTGGTTTCGTTCGTACGGGAATGAAAACTGGGAGTTCGCCGCCAATGGATTGATGGAAAAGCGCTTTGCTTGCATCAACGATCTTCCGATCAGGGAATCTGAGCGCAAATTCCATTGGGATCGTTCACGACCGCGTCCCGCGGACCATCCAGGGCTCTCAGAACTCGGGCTTTGA
- a CDS encoding MOSC domain-containing protein encodes MPAQVSGLSRYPIKRLSYEPLNSATLQAGRDVSGDRAFALALPATVFDERNPQPLSKFEFMVLARQEALARLNTSYDGSTGLLSAIDGTERLLANVHCAEGRAAIAAFLARFLPEDQKSSKPRLVTAANHCFTDVGVHSSELMHAISVLNLASVRDLEARIGERLDPRRFRANVLVEGLDPWVENEWLNHELMLGAVRCRGMRLTRRCPATEVNPDSAIRDINVPRELMRFFGHIHLGIYLTVIKGGVLRIGDTVTAAG; translated from the coding sequence ATGCCAGCTCAGGTTTCAGGATTGTCTAGATACCCGATCAAGCGGCTCTCATATGAGCCCCTCAACTCGGCGACATTGCAAGCTGGTCGAGATGTGTCAGGCGACAGGGCATTTGCGTTGGCGCTGCCCGCGACCGTGTTTGACGAAAGAAATCCTCAGCCGCTAAGCAAATTCGAGTTCATGGTGCTGGCACGCCAGGAAGCTTTGGCGCGGTTGAACACATCTTACGACGGTAGCACCGGGTTGTTGTCGGCGATCGACGGCACGGAAAGATTGTTGGCAAATGTCCACTGCGCCGAGGGTCGCGCCGCGATCGCAGCGTTCCTCGCACGATTTCTTCCCGAAGATCAAAAATCATCGAAGCCGCGACTCGTCACTGCGGCCAATCATTGCTTCACCGACGTCGGGGTGCACTCGTCCGAGCTCATGCACGCTATATCGGTGCTTAACCTGGCTTCGGTTAGGGACCTCGAAGCGCGCATCGGCGAACGGCTCGATCCGCGCAGGTTCCGGGCGAATGTTCTCGTCGAGGGACTCGATCCGTGGGTGGAAAACGAGTGGCTCAACCACGAGCTAATGCTGGGTGCCGTTCGGTGTCGGGGCATGCGGCTGACCCGCCGTTGTCCAGCCACTGAGGTCAATCCCGACAGCGCAATCCGGGACATCAATGTCCCGCGCGAGCTAATGCGCTTTTTCGGTCACATTCATCTCGGCATTTATCTTACCGTGATCAAAGGAGGAGTGTTGCGCATCGGCGACACGGTCACTGCGGCCGGCTAA